GTAAGCCATCGAAAAAGGCAATGGAGTTAACCTAGTGAATACTTGGAAATGGTACCTGTGACACATCCATCTGACATTGTTGAAGGTGAGCCTGTGACATTCCAGTTCTTCTTTAATGGTAAACCGCAAGCTGGCGTAACTGCCGACATTACTCGTGAAGGTACTTTATACCGTAACCATCAAGAGCAAATTGATGTGGTGAGTGACAAAGACGGCATGATCACATTTACACCAGCTGTTGCAGGTCGCTACCTGATGAAGTCGAACTACAAAGGCATGGTAGAAAACGATCCTATGTATGATCGTGCGAATGTTAACGTTCATCTAACCTTTGAAGCGCTTCTTCAGTAATTCATCGTTAATTTACTGTTTCGTTAGGCGTGTGATTAATGCGCCTAACCTTTTATAACGTTTAAGCCATTAGTGGCTTGTTTGAGATAGTTATGAAAATTAAATCTTCCCTTTTATCTGTATCGCTATTTTGTGTGGGTACGTTTTCAAGCGCAGCTTTTGCCCACTTTCCATTGATGAGTTGTTGGTTTGAATCTGACAAGGTGCTTTGTGAAGCAGGGTATAGCGATGGTAGTACTGCTGTTGAATACAATGTTGATATGTTTGACTACGACGACAATTTGATTGCTAAAGCAATGACAGATAAACGTTCAATTGCGGAATTTACCAAACCTGATACCGATTTTTACTTGGTATTCGATGCTGGACATGAAAACCCAGTGGAAGTGGATGTGGTAGAGATTAAAGAGAAATGATCCGTCAATCTGTTCGATCTGATAACGGTGATCGTGAAGGCAAATGGGTTGGCTTGTGTATTGGCTTAATTTTACTGATTGCTTTTGTGCTATTGCCTTATCACCAAGCGAAAGAACCAGAAGCCGCGTTACTTTCTCATCAGGTTGCGATCAATGATTTATCACCTGATGAATTGGCAATGGTCGCGGAATTACGTTTAGCCCATGAAGAAATTCGTAACTTGTTCCAAGACACAGTTCTAGAAAATGGCACAGGTAGTTTACCAAAACTTAATGAGCTAGAAGAGTTTTGGATTGCACCTTTTGTGAAAGATAAAAGCTGGCAACGTAAAGGTCGTCATCAATGGACACTGGTTGCAGACGGTACGTATCAAGGTCTTCGTCAAAGTGATTCGGGTTCGATGTCAATCGTACTAAACAGCCATACTAAAGCTCCTGATATTTGGCTTGCTATGGATGACCAAGCTAAACCTTTTGAAACTAAACAAAAGGTTGATGAACAGCAATTAATTTCAAACGGTTGGACACAAATAGTCTTCCAACCTGTTGCTGAAAATACATCATCTTCAGCTAATTCAACCCATTCTCATTAAATGAGGCAGAACATTGGTCTCTGCCTTTTCTCAATCTACTGAGATATTTATAACAATGAACAAATTAATTAAATCAAGTCTTAGTGCCTTAGCTGTTTTGGCTGCAATGACGGCAAGTTTTAATAGCTTTGCGGCAGAAAAGAAGACAATAGGTATTACGCTTCAGCCTTACTATAGCTATGTAAAAGCAGTGGTAGGAGATAAAGCGGAAATCCTGCCGCTAGTCGATGCAGGCTTTAACCCTCATAACTATTTGCCTCAACCTAACGATCTTAAGCGTTTGAAACAAATGGATATCATTGTAGTAAATGGTATCGGTCATGATGATTTTGCATTGAAAGTGATTCAAGCGGCAAACCGTGATGATTTAATTGTAATTGAAGCGAATAAAGATGTGCCTCTACTGCCTGCGATGGGTCAATCAGTAGGCACTGGCGCGGTAAACCCACATACGTTTGTTGGCT
The genomic region above belongs to Photobacterium leiognathi and contains:
- a CDS encoding DUF6162 family protein; amino-acid sequence: MIRQSVRSDNGDREGKWVGLCIGLILLIAFVLLPYHQAKEPEAALLSHQVAINDLSPDELAMVAELRLAHEEIRNLFQDTVLENGTGSLPKLNELEEFWIAPFVKDKSWQRKGRHQWTLVADGTYQGLRQSDSGSMSIVLNSHTKAPDIWLAMDDQAKPFETKQKVDEQQLISNGWTQIVFQPVAENTSSSANSTHSH